GCCGGGCAGGAACTTGTCGAGGTCCTGGCTGAAGTCCCCGGAGCCCGGCGGCACGCGCCGCAGGAAGCCGCGCAGGAGCTGGGCCCAACGCATGGGGCAAGTATATAAAGAAAACCGGCGCCGCGACGGCGCCGGGCTCTTTTGCTAGAATCCTCGCGTGGAGTGCCAGCGCGCGGACGGATTGCTGCAGGCGCTGAGCCAAGGCGACTGGCGGCACTTGGCGCCCATGCTCCTGCCGTTGGCGCTCTTGCCGGTCCTCCTCCACGCCTTGTCGCGGCTGGGCGGCTGGGCGGCCTTGGCCGAGCGGTATCCGGCGACGGGGGAGGCGCCCCGGCCGCGCTGCCGGTTCGGGCATGCCATCTTCCGGCGCTGGTGCGGGTACAACGGCTGCCTCATCGTCTCGGCCGATCAGACGGGATTGTCCCTTTCGCTCTGGCCGGTCTTCTCCATCGGACACGCCCCCATCTTCATCCCCTGGTCCGAGGTCCGGGAGATCCGCCGGGTCGCCATGTGGGGCCGGCCCATCTATCGCATCATCACGGCGCGGGCGCCGGAGGTGGACTTCGCCCTGCACGGGCGGGCCTGGGAGTTCATCCGGCCGCATGTCGAGGCCGCAGGCGTCAAGGTCATCGGATAGATCGCCCCGGGCGCCCATGCCCGCGCGTCCCAAATGCTAAGATAGCTCCTTGATGGCCGGCAAGGAACACTTCGACAAGCTGCTCAAGCTCCTGGAGATGGAGCGCCTCGCTGAAAAAGAGGAGAACCTCCGCGAGCTCAAGCGCTTCCCATTGTCCACGCGCGAGGCCCTGGGCAAGACCGTCACGGGACTCCTCATCGACGGCATCGGCACGGGCTTGGGCGGCATGCCCTTGGTGACCCTCTCGCGCCAGCCCAAGGGCGAGGACCTCGCCCCCTTCCATGCCATGAGCCAGGGCGACAACGCCCTGCTCACCTTCCCGCCGGGCAGCCAGCCCGAGGACTGCGAGGGGACCTTCTATAAGGTGGACGAGTACCAGGCCACCATCGCCCTCAACGGCCCGGAGCCGGCCCAACTCGGCCGCGGGCTCTGCCAAGTCGACCGCCTCGGCTCGGACGCCACCTATCGCCGCATGAAGAAGGCCTTGGCCACGGCGGCGGACGCGCGCAAGAACCGCACCGCGGCGCTACGCGAGGTCTTCCTCGGCGAGGCGGCGCCGGACCGCCGCCGGGCGCGCAAGCTCCAGCTCTTCAACGAGGCCCTCAACGAGTTTCAGCGGGACGCGGTCAAGCGCTGCCTGGCTGCGACGGACGCGGCCTTGGTGCACGGGCCTCCCGGGACGGGCAAGACCACGGTCTTGGTCGAGATCATCCGCCAGGCCGCGGCCATGGGCGAGCGCGTCCTGGCCACCGCTCCGTCCAACATCGCGGTGGACAACATCCTCGAGAAGCTCCAGGATTCGGGGCTGCGCCTGGTGCGGCTGGGCCACCCGGCGCGCACCTTGGAGTCCCTGCGCCACGCCAATCTCTCGGCCCTCGTCGAGGAAGACCCCGGCTACCAGGAGGTCCAGGAGCTCGACGCCTGGCGCGAGCGCCTGGTCAAGCGCCGCTCCCGTTTCGGCCGCGGCCAATTGGGCTACGAGGAGCGCCAGGAGCGCGACCGCGAGATCGCCAAGCTCTGGCGCCAGGCCCGCGACATCGAGTCCGACATCTCCCGGCGCATCATCGCTTCCGCGCAGGTCGTGCTCTCCACCCACGGCGGGCTCTCGCGCAACCTGGTCAAGGGCGGCTTCGACCTGGTGGCGCTCGACGAAGCCTCGCAGGCGACCGAGCCCCTGTCCTGGATCCCCCTGACGCTGGCCGACCGGGCGGTGTTCGCCGGCGACTCCATGCAGCTGCCGCCGACCATCTACTCGCAGGAGGCGGCCGCGCAGGGTCTCTCCACCACCCTCTTCGACCGCTTGAAGGACATCCTGCCGGGGACTTTGCAGAGCCTTCTGCGCGTGCAGTACCGCATGCACGAGACCATCATGCGCTTCTCCTCGGAGCAGTTCTACGAGGGCAAGCTCATCGCGCACGAGTCCGTGGCCGCGCACACCGCGGCGGAACTCCCCGGAGTCGAGGCCACGGACCTGACCACCACGCCCCTGACCTTCGTCGACACCGCCGGCGCGGGCTTCTCCGAGTCCTGGAACGAGATGCTGGAGAGCCGCGAGAACCTGGGCGAGGCCAAGCTCGCCGCGCGCCTCCTGGAGAAGGTCCTGGCCGCGGGCCTCGACCCCCGGCAGCTGGCGATCATCACGCCCTACGTCGCGCAAGTCAGGCTGCTCAAATCCTTGGTCAAAGTGCCGGGCCTGGAGATCGGCTCGGTGGACGGCTTCCAGGGCCGCGAGAAGGAAGTGACCATCGTCTCTCTGGTGCGCAACAACGAATCCGGGGAGGTGGGGTTCCTGTCCGACATCCGGCGCATGAACGTGGCCATGACCCGGGCGCGGCGGCTGCTCATCGTGATCGGCGACTCCGCCACCATCGGCAGGCATCCCTTCTACGCGCGCTTCCTGGACTACGCCGAGGCCTGCGGCGCCCACCGCTCCTCGTACGAGTGGCCTGAAGCGTAGCACCTCCTGCCCGCCGCGCCATCTCATAAGGGAACTTTTTCGGCCCCAACTCGTATGTATATCATGGAGACGTCAAGCTCAGGACGCAGGGAGGGGAGATGGGGGAAAGCCATGAGATGCCTGATCTGGAGCCGCGAGTCAAGGTCTGCCGGCAGCCGCTGGCTTATGGCAGCGCGCAGCTTCTGGGTTTTGCGGAGCTGGTCATCGGAGGGTCGTTCGTCATCCGGGACATCCGCATCCTTCGGGTGACCAAGGAGGGGACGGAGTCGGTCTTCGTCGCCTTCCCGAGCCGCCGCTGGAACAACAGCGGCAACGGCGACGGGGAGGAGAAGAAGTACTACGACGTGGCCTTCCCCATCACCTCGCAATCCTACCGCGAGGCCACGGGAGCCATCCTCAAGGCCTTCGAGGAGGCCTCGGCCAAGGCCTGAACCAGGAGGCCCGGGCTCCGGACGTGTCCGGGGCCCGGGCCGTGCCGGGCCTTGCGAGATAGGTCTTTATACGGTACCATATATGGACCGTAGGGGGCCCCATGAATATCCGCGAGGACATCCGGCCGGTGACCTATCTCAAGACGAAGGCGGCGGCGGTCTTGGACCAAATCAACGATACCCATAGACCCATCATCATCACTCAGGACGGGGAGCCCCGGGCCGTCATCCAGGACCCGGAAAGCTACGAGTCCATGCGCCAGGCTTTGGCCATGCTCAAGCTCCTGGCTCAGGGCGAGGAAGACGTGCGCCGGGGGAGGGTCGTTCCTCAAGCGCGTGTATTCCCCGATCTGCGAGCCAGGCTCAGGAAGGCCTGATGGCTGGAGCGCAGGGATTCTCCGTGCTGTGGGGAAAGGTCGCCATCCTGGACTTGGCGGCG
Above is a window of Elusimicrobiota bacterium DNA encoding:
- a CDS encoding type II toxin-antitoxin system Phd/YefM family antitoxin, whose product is MNIREDIRPVTYLKTKAAAVLDQINDTHRPIIITQDGEPRAVIQDPESYESMRQALAMLKLLAQGEEDVRRGRVVPQARVFPDLRARLRKA
- a CDS encoding septation protein SpoVG family protein; protein product: MPDLEPRVKVCRQPLAYGSAQLLGFAELVIGGSFVIRDIRILRVTKEGTESVFVAFPSRRWNNSGNGDGEEKKYYDVAFPITSQSYREATGAILKAFEEASAKA
- a CDS encoding AAA domain-containing protein produces the protein MAGKEHFDKLLKLLEMERLAEKEENLRELKRFPLSTREALGKTVTGLLIDGIGTGLGGMPLVTLSRQPKGEDLAPFHAMSQGDNALLTFPPGSQPEDCEGTFYKVDEYQATIALNGPEPAQLGRGLCQVDRLGSDATYRRMKKALATAADARKNRTAALREVFLGEAAPDRRRARKLQLFNEALNEFQRDAVKRCLAATDAALVHGPPGTGKTTVLVEIIRQAAAMGERVLATAPSNIAVDNILEKLQDSGLRLVRLGHPARTLESLRHANLSALVEEDPGYQEVQELDAWRERLVKRRSRFGRGQLGYEERQERDREIAKLWRQARDIESDISRRIIASAQVVLSTHGGLSRNLVKGGFDLVALDEASQATEPLSWIPLTLADRAVFAGDSMQLPPTIYSQEAAAQGLSTTLFDRLKDILPGTLQSLLRVQYRMHETIMRFSSEQFYEGKLIAHESVAAHTAAELPGVEATDLTTTPLTFVDTAGAGFSESWNEMLESRENLGEAKLAARLLEKVLAAGLDPRQLAIITPYVAQVRLLKSLVKVPGLEIGSVDGFQGREKEVTIVSLVRNNESGEVGFLSDIRRMNVAMTRARRLLIVIGDSATIGRHPFYARFLDYAEACGAHRSSYEWPEA